Proteins encoded within one genomic window of Humulus lupulus chromosome 1, drHumLupu1.1, whole genome shotgun sequence:
- the LOC133784571 gene encoding cellulose synthase A catalytic subunit 4 [UDP-forming]-like, translating into MAGFAAGSRNAVEGGGAAAEMSRQGGGSRSSTCGVCGDEIGYKENGELFAACHVCNFPVCRPCYDYERSDGNQSCPHCNTRYKRHKGCPRVAGDDDESLDGEDIEDEFRKNIYARQEDSDDHKLVNHFASSDTEDNNNNSNDKKQWNAQALSVAGSVIAGKEFEGEREGYTNDEWKDRVEKWKVKQERRGNLLNNDDANNDQEVDDDYLLAEARQPLWRKIPVSSSLISPYRIVIVLRLLILCFFFRFRILTPAWDAFPLWLISVICEIWFAFSWILDQFPKWNPITRETYLDRLSIRFEREGEPNRLAPVDVFVSSVDPLKEPPIITANTVLSILAADYPVDKLCAYVSDDGASMLLFDSLAETAEFARRWVPFCKKHNVEPRAPEFYFSEKIDYLRDKVHPSFVKERRAMKREYEEFKVRINALVAKALKKPEEGWVMQDGSPWPGNITRDHPGMIQVWLGSGGALDVEGKELPRLVYISREKRPGYQHHKKAGAMNALVRVSAVLTNAPFMLNLDCDHYLNNSKAVREAMCFLMDPQLGKKLCYVQFPQRFDGIDRHDRYANRNTVFFDINMKGLDGIQGPVYVGTGCVFNRQALYGYDPPVSEKRPKMTCDCWPSWCCCCCGGSRKKLKSKTKKKGLSSLLGGLYKKKKMGKSYVKKGSENMFDLEEIEEGLEGYEELEKSSLMSQKNFEKRFGQSPVFIASTLMEDGGLPEGTNSTTLIKEAIHVISCGYEEKTEWGKEIGWIYGSVTEDILTGFKMHCRGWKSVYCMPKRAAFKGSAPINLSDRLHQVLRWALGSVEIFLSRHCPLWYGWGGKLKLLERLAYTNTIVYPWTSIPLIAYCTIPAICLLTGKFIIPTLNNLASIWFLALFLSIIATGVLELRWSGVSIEDWWRNEQFWVIGGVSAHLFAVFQGLLKVLAGVDTNFTVTSKAADDAEFGELYLFKWTTLLIPPTTLIIINMVGVVAGVSDAINNGYGSWGPLFGKLFFAFWVILHLYPFLKGLMGRQNRTPTIVVLWSILMASIFSLIWVRIDPFLPKQTGPILKQCGVEC; encoded by the exons ATGGCTGGTTTCGCCGCCGGTTCCCGAAACGCCGTCGAAGGTGGTGGTGCTGCTGCCGAG aTGAGTCGACAAGGAGGTGGGTCGAGATCAAGTACGTGCGGAGTGTGTGGCGATGAGATTGGATACAAAGAAAATGGAGAGCTCTTCGCCGCCTGCCATGTCTGCAACTTCCCCGTTTGTCGACCTTGTTACGATTACGAGAGGAGTGACGGTAACCAGTCCTGCCCTCACTGCAACACTCGTTACAAGCGTCACAAag GTTGTCCAAGAGTAGCTGGAGACGACGATGAAAGCTTGGACGGTGAAGATATTGAAGATGAGTTCAGGAAAAACATTTATGCTCGTCAGGAAGATTCTGATGATCATAAGCTAGTTAATCACTTCGCTAGTtcg GATACTGAAGACAACAATAATAATAGTAATGATAAAAAGCAATGGAATGCTCAAGCCTTGTCTGTTGCAGGAAGTG TGATTGCTGGTAAGGAGTTTGAAGGAGAAAGAGAAGGTTACACTAACGATGAGTGGAAAGACAGAGTAGAAAAATGGAAGGTTAAACAAGAAAGGAGAGGTAATCTTCTCAACAATGACGATGCTAACAATGATCAAGAGGTTGACGATGACTACCT ATTGGCCGAAGCTCGACAACCACTGTGGAGAAAAATTCCAGTCTCATCGAGCTTAATCAGTCCTTACCGTATAGTCATCGTTCTCCGTCTCTTGATTCTCTGCTTCTTCTTCCGATTTCGGATCTTGACTCCGGCTTGGGACGCTTTTCCATTGTGGTTGATTTCTGTGATATGCGAGATCTGGTTCGCCTTCTCTTGGATTCTCGATCAGTTTCCCAAATGGAACCCTATTACTCGCGAGACCTACTTGGACCGCCTCTCGATTCGGTTCGAGCGCGAAGGCGAGCCCAATCGACTCGCTCCCGTCGACGTCTTCGTCAGTTCGGTCGATCCTCTCAAGGAGCCTCCGATCATTACGGCCAACACGGTTCTTTCCATCTTGGCTGCCGATTACCCAGTTGATAAGCTTTGCGCTTATGTATCGGACGACGGTGCTTCCATGCTGCTTTTCGATTCGCTGGCTGAGACGGCTGAGTTTGCTAGGAGATGGGTTCCTTTTTGTAAGAAGCATAATGTTGAGCCCAGAGCACCTGAGTTTTACTTCTCTGAGAAGATTGATTACTTGAGGGATAAGGTTCATCCTAGCTTTGTTAAGGAAAGGAGAGCAATGAAG AGAGAATATGAGGAGTTCAAGGTTAGGATTAATGCATTGGTGGCTAAAGCTCTGAAGAAACCAGAAGAAGGGTGGGTGATGCAGGATGGTTCTCCATGGCCTGGAAACATTACTCGTGATCATCCCGGAATGATTCAG GTTTGGCTGGGAAGCGGTGGTGCACTAGATGTTGAAGGTAAGGAACTGCCGCGTCTTGTGTATATCTCTCGTGAGAAACGCCCCGGCTATCAACATCATAAGAAAGCAGGTGCCATGAACGCTCTG GTTCGAGTTTCAGCTGTGCTGACAAATGCTCCGTTCATGTTGAATCTGGATTGTGATCACTACCTTAACAACAGCAAGGCCGTGAGGGAAGCTATGTGCTTTCTAATGGATCCTCAGTTGGGAAAGAAGCTTTGTTATGTTCAATTTCCTCAAAGGTTTGACGGTATTGATCGTCATGATAGATATGCCAATAGAAACACCGTGTTCTTTGAT ATCAACATGAAAGGTCTTGATGGGATCCAAGGACCAGTGTACGTTGGTACTGGATGTGTCTTCAATAGGCAGGCTTTGTACGGCTATGATCCTCCGGTGTCTGAAAAAAGGCCAAAGATGACATGTGACTGCTGGCCTTCATGGTGCTGCTGCTGTTGTGGTGGTTCAAGAAAGAAGTTGAAGTCGAAGACTAAGAAGAAGGGGTTGTCAAGCTTGCTTGGGGGATTATACAAGAAGAAAAAGATGGGAAAGAGTTATGTGAAGAAGGGGAGCGAAAACATGTTTGAtcttgaagaaattgaagaaggGCTTGAGGGTTATGAAGAGTTGGAGAAATCATCGCTCATGTCACAGAAAAATTTCGAGAAACGATTCGGACAATCACCTGTTTTCATAGCCTCCACTCTTATGGAAGACGGTGGCCTTCCAGAAGGGACAAATAGCACAACACTTATCAAGGAGGCCATCCATGTTATAAGTTGTGGCTATGAGGAGAAAACTGAATGGGGCAAAGAG ATTGGATGGATTTACGGTTCAGTCACTGAAGATATTCTGACAGGCTTCAAGATGCATTGTAGAGGATGGAAATCAGTGTACTGCATGCCAAAGAGAGCAGCTTTCAAGGGATCAGCTCCTATAAATCTATCAGATCGGTTGCATCAAGTTCTGAGATGGGCTCTTGGTTCAGTCGAAATCTTTCTTAGTCGTCACTGCCCCTTATGGTATGGCTGGGGAGGAAAACTAAAATTGCTCGAAAGACTTGCTTACACCAACACCATTGTCTACCCTTGGACTTCCATCCCTTTAATTGCCTACTGCACCATTCCTGCTATCTGTCTTCTGACCGGAAAATTCATCATCCCAACG CTTAACAATCTTGCTAGCATATGGTTCTTGGCTCTTTTCCTTTCCATCATTGCCACTGGCGTTCTTGAGCTCCGATGGAGTGGTGTCAGCATCGAGGACTGGTGGCGTAATGAGCAATTCTGGGTCATTGGTGGTGTCTCTGCTCATCTTTTTGCTGTCTTCCAAGGCCTCCTCAAAGTCCTGGCTGGAGTTGACACCAATTTTACAGTGACATCAAAGGCAGCCGATGACGCTGAGTTTGGGGAGCTCTACCTCTTCAAATGGACCACTCTACTTATCCCACCAAccacccttataataataaatatggtGGGAGTTGTTGCTGGAGTTTCTGATGCCATTAACAATGGCTATGGTTCATGGGGTCCTCTGTTCGGGAAGCTGTTTTTCGCCTTCTGGgtcattctccatctctaccccTTCCTTAAAGGTTTGATGGGAAGACAAAACAGAACTCCCACCATTGTTGTGCTTTGGTCGATTCTTATGGCTTCAATCTTCTCATTGATTTGGGTTCGAATCGATCCATTCTTGCCTAAGCAAACTGGACCAATACTCAAACAATGTGGGGTGGAGTGCTAG
- the LOC133784564 gene encoding MDIS1-interacting receptor like kinase 2-like yields the protein MGRVPRTRFSLLVLLLLNIFVFSLLPLKIASSPRTQAEALISWKKSLELEPSSLDSWSTNNVNNLCNWTNVVCDGSTGEISQIDLSSMDLNGTLDQFNFSPFLNITVFNLNNNVFSGFIPTAIGNLTKLTVLDLSDNDIEGQIPVEISRLTELQYLSLFNNFLEGPIPYQISNLPKVWYLSLGANNLVNSEWSKFSSMPSLTYLDIYLNQFNSTFPDFISKCRNLTFLDMSQNSWKGSIPESVFSNLGKLQSFNLTNNQFKGPLSSNISKLSQLTHLHFPNNLLGGEIPEGIGLLQNLEVLELYNNSFSGSIPSSIGQLKNLLRLDLRMNSLNSTIPSALGSCTKLVYLALAANGLGGELPYSLSNLNSLTDLGLSDNFFTGTLSSVLISNWTALTSLQFQNNSLSGQIPKEIGLLKNATHIFLYQNNFSGPIPSEIGDLKKLDNLDLSGNHLTGPIPSSLWNLKNLTSVQLFYNNLVGTIPPEIGNLESLTTFDVNTNRLSGELPVNISSLSNLVGFSVFTNKFTGTIPRDFGKNSPNLKDISFSNNSFSGKLPPYLCNGFKLVTLTVNNNSFTGPLPECLRKCTNLKRVRFDVNKFTGNITNAFGVHPVLESVFFSDNQFVGQISSTWEQCENLTRLQMGRNKISGKIPPELGNVKNLQVLSLESNELIGEIPSQLGNLNLLFQLNLSNNHFTGSIPRSLSKLSRLQTLDLSANNVSGTIPTWLEDYKFLSSLNLSHNKFSGEIPEELGNLVSLNYMLDLSSNSFTGEIPSNLAKLSSLEILNVSHNKLSGNIPPFSGMLSLVSVNFSYNNLTGPIPTGKAFQNKNAYLGNPGLCGDTEEVNLKRCSPTLNNKSSNKTTHILIGVLVPVCALIILASVTVIICLLRQKGRLLDDENRSSDRFDNPESFIWEKESKFTFREIVKATEDFSEKYCIGKGGFGSVYKAVLSSGTVAIKRLNVSDSNEVPKSYRQSFLNEIKTLTEVRHRNIIKLCGFCSRRGCMYLVYEYIQKGSLAKVLYGLDSEDLVWEIRMKIIQGLAHALAYLHHDCSPPIVHRDVTLNNILLEWDFEPKLSDFGTARMLNPDSANWTTAQGSYGYMAPELAQTMRVTDKSDVFSFGVVALEVMMGRHPGEMLESLSASTRALSNGTELLLKDVLDQRLPPPDGEMAEAVVFMVSVALSCARTNPDRRPNMRFVAQELSARTQPYLSEPFGSITMNKLTGFRK from the exons ATGGGAAGAGTTCCAAGAACTCGTTTctctcttcttgttcttcttctgcTTAACAtttttgtgttttctttacttccatTGAAGATTGCTTCCTCACCAAGAACACAAGCAGAGGCTCTTATAAGTTGGAAGAAAAGCTTGGAGTTGGAACCATCTTCTCTGGATTCATGGTCCACCAACAACGTCAACAATCTCTGCAACTGGACCAATGTTGTCTGCGATGGCTCCACTGGAGAAATCTCACAAATAGACCTCTCCAGTATGGACCTGAATGGAACTCTAGACCAGTTCAACTTCTCTCCATTCCTTAACATCACCGTCTTCAACCTCAACAACAATGTTTTCTCTGGTTTCATACCAACAGCCATTGGTAATCTCACCAAGCTCACTGTGTTGGACTTGAGTGACAATGATATTGAAGGACAGATACCAGTGGAGATAAGCCGGTTAACAGAGCTTCAATATCTCAGTCTGTTCAACAATTTTCTTGAGGGGCCAATCCCTTACCAGATCAGCAATCTACCAAAGGTATGGTACTTATCCCTTGGAGCAAACAATTTGGTGAATTCTGAGTGGTCAAAATTTTCAAGCATGCCTTCTTTGACCTACcttgatatttatttgaatcaGTTTAATTCAACATTCCCAGATTTCATATCAAAGTGTAGGAACTTGACCTTCCTAGACATGTCTCAAAACAGTTGGAAAGGTTCAATTCCAGAGTCTGTATTTTCCAATCTGGGCAAACTCCAATCTTTCAATCTCACTAATAATCAATTTAAGGGACCTTTGTCATCAAACATTTCAAAGCTTTCTCAGCTCACACACCTTCATTTCCCAAATAACCTTCTCGGTGGTGAAATTCCTGAAGGAATTGGTCTCCTACAAAATCTTGAGGTTCTTGAACTGTATAACAACTCCTTTAGTGGGAGTATTCCTTCTTCTATTGGCCAACTCAAGAATCTCTTGCGTCTTGATCTTCGCATGAATTCGTTAAACTCAACAATTCCTTCTGCGCTTGGTTCTTGCACTAAGCTCGTTTACTTGGCTTTGGCTGCAAATGGACTCGGTGGAGAATTGCCATACTCATTATCCAATCTGAATAGTCTCACAGATCTTGGCTTATCTGATAATTTTTTCACTGGCACTCTCTCCTCTGTCTTGATCTCCAATTGGACTGCTCTCACCTCACTACAATTTCAAAACAACAGCCTCAGTGGGCAAATTCCTAAAGAAATTGGGCTATTGAAGAATGCCACTCATATTTTCCTATACCAAAATAACTTCAGTGGTCCAATTCCCTCAGAGATTGGAGACTTGAAGAAACTAGATAACTTGGATCTTTCTGGGAACCATCTCACTGGTCCAATTCCATCTTCTTTATGGAACCTCAAAAACCTCACCTCTGTGCAACTCTTCTACAACAATCTGGTTGGAACCATCCCACCAGAGATTGGAAATCTAGAATCACTGACAACTTTTGATGTTAACACCAACAGACTCTCAGGAGAGTTGCCGGTTAACATTTCCAGCCTCAGCAACTTGGTGGGGTTCTCTGTTTTCACCAATAAGTTCACAGGAACAATCCCCAGAGACTTTGGGAAGAACAGTCCTAATTTGAAAGACATTAGCTTTTCAAACAACTCATTTTCCGGAAAGTTGCCACCATATTTGTGTAATGGGTTCAAGCTAGTGACTTTGACTGTGAACAACAACAGCTTCACGGGACCATTGCCCGAGTGCCTAAGAAAATGCACCAATTTGAAGAGAGTAAGGTTCGATGTGAACAAATTCACAGGCAACATCACCAATGCTTTTGGTGTTCACCCAGTTCTTGAATCCGTCTTCTTCAGCGACAATCAATTCGTAGGTCAAATTTCAAGCACGTGGGAGCAATGTGAGAATCTCACCAGACTGCAGATGGGTCGAAACAAAATCTCAGGTAAGATCCCACCTGAACTGGGGAATGTGAAAAATTTGCAAGTTTTGAGCTTAGAGTCCAACGAGTTAATTGGGGAAATTCCAAGTCAACTGGGAAACCTTAACCTGTTGTTCCAGCTCAACCTCAGCAACAATCATTTCACTGGTAGCATCCCTCGAAGCCTGTCCAAGCTATCGAGGCTGCAAACTCTTGATCTGTCTGCGAACAATGTTTCTGGGACCATACCAACATGGCTCGAGGATTATAAATTTTTGTCGAGCTTGAATCTCAGTCACAACAAGTTTTCTGGTGAAATACCTGAAGAGCTTGGCAACTTGGTCTCGTTGAACTACATGTTGGATCTCAGCAGCAATTCTTTCACTGGAGAAATCCCATCAAACTTGGCCAAGCTTTCATCACTGGAGATCCTCAACgtctcacataataaactctCCGGCAATATCCCACCGTTTTCCGGAATGCTTAGCCTAGTTTCGGTCAACTTCTCCTACAACAACTTGACGGGTCCAATCCCAACAGGAAAAGCTTTCCAAAACAAGAACGCCTACTTGGGAAACCCTGGCTTATGCGGAGACACTGAAGAGGTCAACCTCAAACGATGTAGCCCAACGTTAAACAACAAATCAAGCAACAAAACGACGCATATTCTTATAGGGGTCCTTGTTCCCGTATGTGCTTTGATAATACTTGCCAGTGTGACTGTTATAATTTGCTTATTACGTCAGAAAGGCAGACTCCTCGACGACGAGAACCGAAGCTCTGACAGGTTCGACAACCCCGAGTCATTTATATGGGAAAAAGAATCAAAATTCACTTTCCGTGAAATTGTTAAGGCCACTGAGGACTTCTCCGAGAAATACTGCATTGGAAAAGGAGGATTTGGTAGTGTGTACAAGGCTGTTCTATCTTCGGGTACTGTTGCTATCAAACGTTTGAACGTGTCCGACTCGAACGAAGTCCCGAAGAGCTACCGCCAGAGTTTCCTTAACGAGATAAAGACTTTGACTGAAGTCAGGCACCGAAACATCATAAAGCTATGTGGATTTTGTTCAAGGAGGGGCTGCATGTACTTGGTGTATGAATACATACAGAAAGGAAGCTTGGCAAAAGTGTTATATGGCTTAGACAGTGAAGATCTTGTCTGGGAAATAAGAATGAAAATCATTCAAGGCCTGGCTCATGCGCTTGCTTACCTACACCATGACTGTTCTCCTCCCATTGTCCACCGAGATGTCACCTTGAACAATATACTTCTCGAGTGGGACTTTGAGCCTAAACTGTCTGATTTTGGCACAGCCAGAATGTTGAACCCTGACTCTGCTAATTGGACTACCGCTCAGGGGTCATATGGCTACATGGCACCAG AACTGGCGCAGACAATGCGTGTAACAGATAAGAGCGATGTGTTTAGCTTTGGAGTTGTTGCATTAGAAGTAATGATGGGAAGGCACCCTGGGGAGATGCTAGAATCACTATCGGCATCAACAAGAGCATTGTCAAATGGTACTGAATTGCTTCTCAAGGATGTCTTAGACCAGAGGTTGCCACCTCCTGATGGAGAAATGGCTGAGGCAGTGGTGTTCATGGTGTCTGTAGCCTTGTCGTGCGCTAGAACCAATCCGGACAGGAGGCCAAACATGCGGTTCGTGGCACAAGAACTATCGGCTCGCACACAGCCTTACCTATCTGAACCCTTTGGCTCCATTACCATGAACAAGTTAACGGGCTTTCGAAAGTGA